The region CCCTGCGCCCGATCTCCGACAACCGCCAAAGGCGAGCCCGGGGGACCGCGTGGCCGTTCTCTCGCCGTCGTTCGCCGCGCCGGGGTTCGCGCCGGCGGTGCACGAGCAGGCGATGCGCCGCCTGGAGGAGGCGACGGGTCTGGTTCCGGTCGAGTACCCGACCACGCGACAGGTGGGGGCGGACCCGCGGGCGCGGGCGCACGACCTCGAGGCGGCGTTCACCGATCTGAGCATCCGGGCGGTCCTCGCCTCCGTCGGCGGGGACGACCAGATCACGGTGACGCCCCACCTCGACCCGGCCGTCGTGCGCGCCGACCCGAAGCCGTTCCTCGGCTACAGCGACAACACCCACCTGCTGCACTGGCTCGCGGGCCCGGGCGTCGCCGGGTTCTACGGCGGCTCGACGCAGGTGCACCGCGGACCGGGGCCGGGGCTCGACGACGTCCACGTCCGCTCGCTCCGGGCGGCCCTGATCGAGGGCGGTGCGCTGGAGCTGACCGACCCGGGGGAGTCGGAGGACCTCGTTCACGACTGGCTGGACCCGCGGGCGCTGACCGAGCACGGCGACCGGGAGCCGACGGCGCCCTGGTCGTGGCACGGCCCGGAGACCGCCGTGAGCGGACCGACGTGGGGCGGGTGCCTCGAGGTGGTCGAGCAGGTGCTGGCCGCCGGGCGGATGGGGCGCCCGCCGTCGTCGTTGCGCGGCCACGTCCTGCTGCTCGAGACCTCGGAGGAGCTGCCCGACGCCGGTGCGGTCAGCCGGATGCTGCGCAACCTGGGGGAGCGGGGCATCCTGGGCGAGATCGCGGGCGTCCTGGCGGCCAGGCCGCCGGTCAGCTCGTTCGAGGACAGGCCGGACCCGGCCGAGCGGGAGCGCCGCCGTGAGGCTCAGCGCGAGGCGATCGTCGACGTCGTGACGCGGTACAACCCCGGTGCGGTGGTGTGCGTCGGGGTCCCGTTCGGACACACGCGCCCGCAGTGGATCGTGCCCTACGGGGGCACCGTCACGCTCGACGGCGTCACGCGGCGCGTGAGCGCCGACTACGGACCGGCGGCAGCAGCGTCGTGAGGGCGGGTGGCCACCGGCCTCGGCTCAGTCACGAGGTGCCGGCTCGTCGCGGCCGTCGAGCGCACGGTCGAGGAAACCGACGCTGATCGACGCGTGCGTCGCGATCTCGTCCGTCGTCAACCCCGAACGGACGAGCGCACGCACCGTCGTCGAGCACTCGGCCAGCAGGTCGCCCGCGTCACGGCGCGCGGGGACGACGGCGACCGCGCCGTCGCCGTCGCCGTCGCCGTCGCCGTCGCGAGCATGACTCTCGTGCAGCGCGACCGCGAGCGCACGGACGCGTCCCAGGAGCACGCGCTGGTGGAGCGTCGGCACGGTGGCTGGACGCACGGCCCCGGCGTCGAACCTGAACCACCAGGCGGGCGAGCGCTCGTGGTTCGTCACCGGTCCATCATCACGCCCGGAGACGGACCCCGGTGTCCCGGTCACGGCACGGGGGTGCTCTCGACCCCCGTGCCTCACCCCTTGACCGCGCCGGCCGCGAGTCCCGACCGCCAGTAGCGCTGCAGCCCGATGAAGAGGACCACGAGCGGGACGACGCCGAGCAGGGCACCCAGCATCACGGCCCCCTTGTCGGGGTCGAAGTAGCTCATCATCCCGTACAGGCCCAGCGTCACGGGCTTGAGCTCGGGGGAGGACAGCATGAGCAGCGGCAGGAGGAAGTTGTTCCACGTCGCGACGAAGATGAACAGGAAGATCGTCACCATCGCCGGGGCGAGCAGTCGCAGCACGAGGTCGAAGAAGATCCTCGCCTCACCCGCCCCGTCCAGCCGCGCTGCCTCCATGAGCTCGTCCGGCACCGAGGTCTGTGCGTACACGGTCGCGAGGAACACGCCGAACGGCGAGACCGCCGACGGGATGATGACCGCCCACGGGGTGTTCGTCAGCCCGATCGCCTGGAACACGAGGTAGAGCGGGATGGTCAGGAGAACCGTCGGCAGGAGCAGCCCGGAGAGGGTGACTCCCAGCACGAGGCGCTTGCCGGGGAAGGCGAACTTCGCGGCGGCGTATCCCGCCATCACGGAGACGAGCGTCCCGACGAGCCCGGCTGCCAGGCTGTAGAAGATCGAGTTGCCCACCCATCGCCAGAACAGCCCCTGCGTCCACCCCATCAGGCTCGTGTAGTTCGCGGCCAGGTTCATGTCGGCGAACCAGAACCCGAACGTGCTCACCAGGTCGCCGTTGCTCTTGGTCGAGGCGATGAGGAGCCACACGACAGGCAGCACGAAGTAGGCCGTGGCCACCAGGAGGACCGCGATGGTCAGGACGCGCGCGAGGGGGCGCGGGGCGATCGAGCGGGGTGGCAGGTCCTCGGGCTCCCTGGTCCGCCGGGTGGTCCGGGCGACGCGAGCGACGCGGGTGGTCAGCGTGGTCATGAGGTCCTCCGGCGCTGGATCAGGGCGTAGCCGACGGCGAGCACGCCGGCGACGCCGGCCATGAGGAGCGAGAGGGCCGACGCGGGGCCGTTACCCGACGGCGAGACC is a window of Litorihabitans aurantiacus DNA encoding:
- a CDS encoding S66 family peptidase; this translates as MLAPTTTAAAAPAPDLRQPPKASPGDRVAVLSPSFAAPGFAPAVHEQAMRRLEEATGLVPVEYPTTRQVGADPRARAHDLEAAFTDLSIRAVLASVGGDDQITVTPHLDPAVVRADPKPFLGYSDNTHLLHWLAGPGVAGFYGGSTQVHRGPGPGLDDVHVRSLRAALIEGGALELTDPGESEDLVHDWLDPRALTEHGDREPTAPWSWHGPETAVSGPTWGGCLEVVEQVLAAGRMGRPPSSLRGHVLLLETSEELPDAGAVSRMLRNLGERGILGEIAGVLAARPPVSSFEDRPDPAERERRREAQREAIVDVVTRYNPGAVVCVGVPFGHTRPQWIVPYGGTVTLDGVTRRVSADYGPAAAAS
- a CDS encoding carbohydrate ABC transporter permease; the encoded protein is MTTLTTRVARVARTTRRTREPEDLPPRSIAPRPLARVLTIAVLLVATAYFVLPVVWLLIASTKSNGDLVSTFGFWFADMNLAANYTSLMGWTQGLFWRWVGNSIFYSLAAGLVGTLVSVMAGYAAAKFAFPGKRLVLGVTLSGLLLPTVLLTIPLYLVFQAIGLTNTPWAVIIPSAVSPFGVFLATVYAQTSVPDELMEAARLDGAGEARIFFDLVLRLLAPAMVTIFLFIFVATWNNFLLPLLMLSSPELKPVTLGLYGMMSYFDPDKGAVMLGALLGVVPLVVLFIGLQRYWRSGLAAGAVKG